In the Paenibacillus sp. FSL R7-0337 genome, CCGACCTATGTCAATTCCCTGGATGTACGGGTGCTCGGCGTGGCCGGCGGGTCCATGATCCGGGCGAACAAGAGTGGAGTGGTCGATGTCGGACCCAGATCGGCGCATATCGGCGGACTGGATTATTCGGTATTCACCGATCCGGATAAGATCAAGGGAGCGCAGGTCGAATTCTTTTCTCCGAAGCCGGGTGATCCTGCTGATTATGTGGCGATCCGGCTGGAGAACGGGGAACGGGTGACGATCACGAACTCCTGCGCGGCGAATGTGCTGGGACTGGTGAAGCCGGAGCATTTCTCCTACGGGAATGTGGAAGCGGCCCGAAGAGCGATGCAGGCGCTGGCGGATTACTGCGGAACAACGGTAGAAGATATTGCCAAGCAGATTATGGAGAAGGCGTATGCAAAGATCGAGCCGATCATCCTGGCGCTGGCCGAGAAATACAAGCTGGAGAAGGACCAGATCTCCCTGGTGGGTGTCGGCGGCGGAGCGGCTTCGCTGATTGTCTATTTTTCCGAGAAAATGGGCCTGAAATACAGCATCCCCGAGAATGCAGAGGTTATCTCTTCCATAGGGGTTGCTCTGTCGATGGTCCGGGACGTTGTAGAGCGGATTATTCCGTCTCCGTCCAAGGAAGTGATTGCCGCCCTCAAGATGGAAGCCATGAACAAAGCGATTCAGAGCGGGGCCACACCGGAGAGCATCGAGATTCATATTGATATTGATCCGCAGACCTCCAAGGTTACAGCCATTGCTACCGGTTCTACGGAAGTGAAGACGACCGAGCTGCTGAAGGAATGCGATGAGGCCGAGCTGCAGGAGCTGGCGGCGAAGGATATGCGTATCCCGCTGGAACGGACCAAGCTGCTTGAGAAGACCCGGTATGTCAGTATTTTCGGCGAATTGATGGATAAATCCGGTGAAGCCGGGGCGGTCCGCATCCTGGACACCAAGGGCTTCATCAAAGTGCAGAGAGGCCGGGCTATGGCACTTAAGACCACTGCGGGTGATTACCTGGCTGCGGTTAAGCAGCTGTGGGAGGCTATGGCTGTGTACCAGACAGAGCTGATTGCCAGACCTGACTTTTACCTGTGCATCGGTGCCCGTGTCATGGACTTTACGGCATCGGACTTCGAACAGCTGGAGCTGCTGATGGATATTGAGGTATCCACATTCGAGCCGGACACGGAGATCGTTGTCGTGGCGGCTAATATCAAGCAGAGCTAGGAGCCGCGCGGAAGTGCGTGTAGACAGGGGGACGTATGCAAGTGCAGACGAAGCTGGGAGAGCTGCTGTATCCATTACTGGAGGTTGACCATGAGGCTTGGGGAATGTATGCCTTCTCGAGAGACATTCTGAACCGGCGGATTTCGCCGGAGACGAAGCGGGAAATGCTAAAGCAGGCCAGAGCCTGCGGCATAGAATATGCACAGCGGATGATACTTGAATATGGGACCCGTGATGTCAGGGTGCTTGCTGAACGTATGAACCTGAAGCTGGAATTCAAGGATGCGCTCATGACCGGCAAGCGTGTGCTATTCGCCTCCTATACCCCGCCGGACCGGATCGAAATCATGGAAGAACCCTTGCGCAGAGCGGCGGAGCAGGTACGGGAGGCGGGTCCTGGTCTAGTTGAACTTTTTCCGCAAGCTGGTATAATGAATACTATCCTTGGCCACGAAATTTATCATTTTGTAGAAGACCGGTTTGCACAGGAAATATACACCCGGACCGAGCGCATTC is a window encoding:
- a CDS encoding hydantoinase/oxoprolinase family protein → MSTMVRMGIDVGGTHTKAVAIDNATHEIIGKSSVKTTHDHATGVAAGVVKCFMNCLEENNIRPEDVVFVAHSTTQATNALIEGDIAQVGIIGLAKGGLEGWLAKRQTRLQNIDLGNGKEIKIYNSFLNVKKMSEASVLAVIDELKQQGAQVIVPSMAFGVDNGRPEELVYIEAEKKGMPTTMASDITKLYGLTRRTRTAAINASILPKMLDTANSTEKSVREAGVHVPLMIMRGDGGVMEITEMKKRPVLTMLSGPAASVMGSLMYLRASNGVYFEVGGTTTNIGVIKNGRPAIDYSIVGGHPTYVNSLDVRVLGVAGGSMIRANKSGVVDVGPRSAHIGGLDYSVFTDPDKIKGAQVEFFSPKPGDPADYVAIRLENGERVTITNSCAANVLGLVKPEHFSYGNVEAARRAMQALADYCGTTVEDIAKQIMEKAYAKIEPIILALAEKYKLEKDQISLVGVGGGAASLIVYFSEKMGLKYSIPENAEVISSIGVALSMVRDVVERIIPSPSKEVIAALKMEAMNKAIQSGATPESIEIHIDIDPQTSKVTAIATGSTEVKTTELLKECDEAELQELAAKDMRIPLERTKLLEKTRYVSIFGELMDKSGEAGAVRILDTKGFIKVQRGRAMALKTTAGDYLAAVKQLWEAMAVYQTELIARPDFYLCIGARVMDFTASDFEQLELLMDIEVSTFEPDTEIVVVAANIKQS